From the genome of Burkholderia cepacia ATCC 25416:
ATCGCGTCGAGCAGCTCCTTGTCAGCCTTGTCGTAACCGAGCGCGCCGCGCAGTTGCGCGTCGATCTCGCCGGAGGACGCGTTCGACAGCAGCCACTGGTACAGCCCCTGCGTCGCCAGCTCGCGCGATTGTCGGCGGGCGCTCTTCTTCATGCGCGCTCCTCTTCGTCGTCTTCGTCTTCTTCTTCGTCCTCGTCGTCATCGCCGAGCTGGTCGAGCGCCATCGTCAGGTTGGCCATCTCGACGGCGACGCGTGCGGCGTCACGACCCTTTTCGGTCATGCGCGCGACGGCCTGCTCGTCGTTTTCGGTCGTCAGGACCGCGTTGGCGATCGGCAGGTTGAAGTCGAGGCCGATGCGGGTGATGCCCGCGCCGCTCTCGTTCGACACGAGTTCGAAGTGGTAGGTCTCGCCGCGAATCACCGCGCCGAGCGCGATCAGCGCGTCGAACTGGCCGCTTTCCGCGAGCTTCTGCAGCGCGAGCGGGATTTCCAGCGCGCCGGGCACCGACACGAGCAGCACGTCTTCACCGGTGACGCCGAGGCGTTCCAGTTCCTCGACGCACGCGTCGGCGAGGCCGTTGCACACCGGCTCGTTGAAGCGCGATTGCACGATGCCGATCCGCAGGCCGTCGCCTTCGAGATTCGGTTGGTATTGTCCGATTTCCATGATCTTGTCCGTGGTGTGGATGAACGGTTATAGGGCGAAAGCGCCGTGGCGGGTTACGCGTTGGACGCCGGGCAGGACTTGGCTTCGCCGCCGGGCATCGGAATGAAGCCCGTGACTTCCAGGCCGTAGCCGGACATGCTGCCCAGCTTGCGCGGATTCGACAGCACCTGCATCTTGCCGACGCCGACATCGCGCAGGATCTGCGCGCCGATGCCGAACGTCTTGAAATCGACCGGCCGGCGCTTCAGCACAGCGGCCTTTTCTTCCTCGTCGAACGCCTTGAAGACGTCGATCAGGTGTTCCTTCGTGTCACCGCAGTTGAGCAGCACGATCACGCCGAGGTCGCGCTCCGCGATCTCGCGCATCGCGGCGTCGAGCGTCCACGAGTGCGTCGACACGCCCGTTTCGAGCAGGTCGAGCACCGACAGCGGCTCGTGCACGCGCACCGGCGTATCGACGTCGGGCGCGGGCGCACCGCGCACCAGCGCGATGTGCGGCGAGCCGCTCGGCTGGTCGCGGTACAGCACCGCGCGGAACGTGCCGTGCGCGGTCTGCATCGTACGCTCGGCGATCCGCTCGATGATCGACTCGGTGCGGCTGCGGTACTGGATCAGGTCGGCGATCGTGCCGATCTTCAGGTTGTGCTCCTGCGCGAATTCGATCAGGTCGGGCAGGCGCGCCATCGTGCCGTCGTCCTTGATGATCTCGCAGATCACCGCGGCCGGCGTGAGGCCGGCGAGCGCGGTGAAGTCGCAACCGGCCTCGGTGTGGCCCGCGCGCACGAGCACGCCGCCCGGCTGCGCCATGATCGGGAACACGTGGCCCGGCTGCACGATGTGCTCGGGGCGCACGTCGTGCGCGACCGCCGTGGCGATCGTGTGCGCACGGTCGGCGGCCGAGATGCCGGTCGTCACGCCTTCGGCCGCTTCGATGCTGACCGTGAACGCGGTGCCGTACTGCGTGCCGTTGCGGTAGGTCATCAGCGGCAGGTGCAGCTGCTTGCAGCGTTCCTGCGTCAGCGTCAGGCAAACCAGGCCGCGGCCGTACTTGGCCATGAAGTTGATCGCTTCCGGTGTGACGAATTCGGCGGCGATCACGAGGTCGCCCTCGTTTTCGCGGTCTTCTTCGTCGACCAGGATCACCATCCGGCCGGCTTTCAGCTCGGCGATGATGTCGAGCGTGGAGGCGAGCGTCATAAGGGGGCGAGAAAGAGGAAAGTGCGTATTTTACGCCAGCCGGGCGGCGTTTCGGCTGGCAGGGGCCGCGCGCCGCCGGCAAGCGCTCCGGAAAGCGCCGCGGCCGGCCTGCGCGGCAGGCCTGGCCGGGCCCGCCGCAGGTTGCCTGCACGCGCGGTGGTAGGCCGGGCCTTGCCCGGCCGCGCGTCAGGCGTGCTGGTCGCGCCCGCCCAGGTAGTCGAGCTTGCCGAGCTCGACGCCGCTGTGGCGCAGGATGTCGTACGCGGTCGTCACGTGGAAGAAGAAATTGGGCAGCACGAAATTCAGCAGGTACGACTGGCCGGTGAACTCGATCGGGCCGACGCGCATCTTCAGCACGATCTGGCGCGTCTCGCTGCCGTCGATCTGCGCGGCGTCGAAGCTTTTCAGGTAGTCGATCGTCTTCTGGATGCGTGCGTGCAGTTCGTCGAAGGTCTGCTCGACGTCCGGATAGCTCGGGATCTCGGCGCCGGCGAGGCGGGCGGCGCAGCCCTTGGCCGTGTCGGTCGCAATATAGACCTGGCGGACGAGCGGCAGCATGTCCGGGTACAGGCGGGCGCCGACGAACACCGACGGATCGATCTGCTTTTCGGCCGCATGCGCCTGCGCCTTGCCGAGAATGTGCTGAAGATTGGTCAGGCCGCGGATCAGCACGGGCAGCGAAGCCTGGTACATCGAGATGGACATGGGGGCGACTCCTTGAGGAAGAGGGCGGCCGCTACGCGGCGCGTCGTGCATTGCGGTATCGAGACCGCTGTCGACGCATCTTAGCGCGACCGCATGACCCGTGCGCGTCGTTGGCCGTTCGGCCGATGGAGCCGGCGGGCGGGCCGGTGCGCGCGCAGCGCCTTCTCGAGGTTCACTTCGCCGGGCTGGGCGAGGCCGACCGTACGGTTCAGGCTTTCGCGCGACACGTCGACGTCGAACGCGGTGTCGCTCCTGTCGATCACCGTCATGCACGCGCCCTGGATCGCAATGCTGTCGCCCAGCGCGACATCGGCGAGGTCGAGGCCGCCGGCCAGCTCGGTCAGGCGCACGCCGGCGTCGGCCGACGCGCCGAGCGGCCGGATCGATTCGATACGGCCGCGACAATTCCGGTGAACATCGCGACGATCCCGTTCAGTGCGCGGCGTCCGTCGGCGTGAAGCGCGCGAGGATCCGCAGATCGTCGCCGACCCGCTCGACCCCGTGGAACGACAGCCGCGTGCGTGCGTCGAGGCTCGCCGGCGCGGCGAGGTCGAACATGCCGGCCGCATCGGCGCCCAGCAGGCTCGGTGCGAGATAGACGAGCAACTCGTCGACGCACTGTTCGCGCAGCAGCGAGCCGTTCAGCTTGTGGCCGGCCTCGACGTGCAGCTCGTTGACGCCGCGTGCGCCGAGCGCCGCCAGCATCGCGGGCAGGTCGACCTTGCCGTGCGCATTCGCGAGCGGCACGATTTCCGCGCCGCGCGCCTTCAGCACCTTCGCCCGCACTTCGCCCGCGGCGTCGAGCCGGCCGCAGAAGATCAGCAGCGGAGCGCCTTCGAGCAGCCGCGCGTCGAGCGGCAGGTCGAGGCGGCTGTCGACCAGGATGCGCTGCGGCTGGCGCGGCGTGTCGATCCCGCGCACGGTCAGCAGCGGGTTGTCCTCGCGCACGGTGCCGATGCCGGTCAGGATCGCGCAGGCGCGCGCGCGCCACGCATGCCCGTCGAGGCGCGCGGCCTCGCCGGTGATCCACTGGCTTTCGCCGGACGGCAGCGCGGTGCGGCCGTCGAGCGACGCGGCGGTCTTCATCCGCACCCACGGGCGGCCGCGTGTCATCCGCGACACGAAGCCGATGTTCAGTTCGCCGGCTTCATGCGCGAGCAGCCCGCAGCGTACGTCGATGCCGGCGTCGCGCAGCATCCCGAGGCCGCGCCCCGATACCTGCGGGTTCGGGTCTTCCATCGCGGCGACGACCTTCGCGACGCGCGCGTCGATCAGCGCGTTCGCGCACGGCGGCGTGCGGCCGAAATGGCTGCACGGTTCGAGCGTGACGTAGACGGTCGAGCCCGCGACGTCGTAGCCGCGCGCGCGCGCGTCCTTCAGCGCCTGGACCTCAGCGTGATCCTGGCCGGCCGGCTGCGTGAAGCCTTCGCCGATCACGTCGCCGTCCTTGACGATCACGCAGCCGACACGCGGGTTCGGCGCCGTCGTATACATGCCGCGCGCGGCGAGCGCGAGCGCACGCTGCATGTGGGCGAAATCGATATCCGAGAACATGCGCGCGGCCCCGGGTCAGGCAGCGAGTGCCGCGAAGGCGCGGCGCGCGGCCGCGAGCGTCGCGTCGATCACCGCGTCGTCGTGCGTGCTCGACACGAAGCCGGCCTCGTACGCGGACGGCGCGAAATACACGCCTTCGTCGAGCATCAGGTGGAAGAAGCGGTTGAAGCGCTCGGTGTCGCTCTTCGTGACTTCGGCGAAGCTGGTCGGCACGCGTTCGGCGAAGTAGAGGCCGAACATCGCGCCGATCGAGTCGGCCGCGAACGGCACGCCGGCCGCACGCGCTTCGGCCGCGAGGCCGTCGGCGAGACGCTTCGTCTGCGCGGTGAGCGCGTCGTAGAAGCCCGGCGCCTGGATCAGCTGCAGCGTCTTCAGCCCCGCGGCGACCGCGATCGGGTTGCCCGACAGCGTGCCGGCCTGGTAGACGCCGCCGAGCGGCGCGAGGTGGGCCATGATGTCGCGGCGGCCGCCGAACGCGGCAGCCGGCATCCCGCCGCCGATCACCTTGCCGAGGCAGGTGAGGTCGGCCGTGATCCCGTAGTACGCCTGCGCGCCGCCGAGCGCGACGCGGAACCCGCACATCACCTCGTCGAAGATCAGCACGGCGCCGTGCTTCGTGCACAGTGCGCGCAGCGCGTTGAGGAATTCCGGCGTGCCGCGCACGAGGTTCATGTTGCCCGCGACCGGCTCGACGATCACGGCGGCGATCTCGTCGCCGAACGCGCCGAACGCTTCCTCGAGCGCGGCGACGTTGTTGTATTCGAGGACGGTCGTGTGCTTCGCGATGTCGGCGGGCACGCCGGCCGACGTCGGGTTGCCGAACGTCAGCAGGCCCGAGCCGGCCTTCACGAGCAGGCTGTCCGCGTGGCCGTGGTAGCAGCCCTCGAACTTGACGATCCGGCTGCGGCCCGTGAAGCCGCGCGCGAGGCGCAGCGCGCTCATCGTGGCCTCGGTGCCGCTCGACACCATCCGCACCTGCTCGATCGACGGCACGAGCTTGCAGATTTCCTCGGCGATCTCGATCTCGGCTTCGGTCGGCGCGCCGAACGAGAAGCCGTCGGCGAGCACGTTCTGCACGGCCGACAGCACTTCAGGATGGACGTGGCCGACGATCATCGGGCCCCACGAGCCGATGTAGTCGATGTACTGCTTGCCGTCGGCATCCCAGAAATACGGGCCTTGCGCGCGCGCGACGAAGCGCGGCGTGCCGCCGACCGAACGGAATGCGCGCACCGGCGAGTTGACGCCGCCGGGAATGGTCTTCTGGGCGCGTTCGAAGAGGATCTGATTGTTGGACATGAGCGAAACCTGCGAGAGAAGGGCGCGGGGGCCTGTGCACGGGCCGCGGCGCCTGGGCGGAACGATCGTCCGATTGTACCGGAGACGCGCGCGGCGGGCCCGCGGCGCGGTCCGCGGCCTTTCGGCGCGTGCGGGGTTGCGCGGGCCTGGGCCGGAAAGGAGGGGCAGATGCGGCGCGGCGGCCGCTTCGGTTATCGCGGCGGTTTGCGCTTGCCGGTCAGCTCGGCCCAGCGTTTCTCGAGCGGGCCTTCGACCATCGGCTTGATCACGGTGCCGGAGCTTTGCGCATCCCAGGTCTGCACGGAATACGGATGCACGCGCAGCGCATCGCGTGGGATCACGACGTCCTGGTGCGCATCGACCAGCCAGTCGTATACGAAGTCGATGCACAGCCGGTAGCCACGCTTCGTCGCCGGATCGGGTACCTCGTACGGCGCGCGCGTCACGTAGCCGGAGCCGAACACGCCCTTGGGTTCCTTCGCGACACGGTGCAGGAACACGCGGTCGCCCGGCAGGACGCCGCGCGCGAAGCCGCAGCCCCACACGTCATGCACGGCCTCGCCGGCCTTCACGCGCGCGGCGACGTCGGGCAGTTCGGGCCACGGCCATTTCTTGGGGCTCCAGATCAACAGGAAAGCGGTCATCGGTTCGGTCGTGTGTCGAATTGAATGGATCAGACAATTGGCAGCGAGGCGCTGCAAGCTTAATCGAATCCTTGCTCGCGATCCCGCGCGGCGGGCGCCGTGCCGGTGTTTTTTCCGCCGGTCGCGCTCCGGGCCGGCGGCACTAAAAAAAGTTGCGCGTACAATCATGGGCCCGAGCGCGCCGTTCGCGGCGCGGTCTCCCGTCTTCACCACCACGCGCGCCCCGATGCGCGCGGCGCTTCATTCCGGATACCCATGTCTCACGTCGTCCGGCGCCGGCCCGATGCCCGGCTGATCCTGTTGCTCGGCGCGCTCGCCGCCTGCGGGCCGATCGCTACCGACATGTACCTGCCGAGCCTGCCGTCGATCGCCGACGGCTTCTCCGTCAGCCCCGGCGCCGCGCAGCGCACGCTGACGAGCTTCATGGCCGGCTTCTCGATCGGCATGCTGCTGTACGGCCCGCTGTCCGATACGTGGGGCCGCCGTCCCGTGCTGCTCGGCGGCATCGCGCTATTTACGCTCGCGAGCATCGGCTGCTTCGTGTCGAACTCGATCGACATGCTGATCCTCGTGCGCTTCCTGCAGGCGCTCGGCGCCGGCGCGGCGTCGGTGCTGTCACGTGCGATCGCGCGCGACGCGCACGAGCCGACCGACGCGGCGAAGGTGCTGTCGATGGTCGCGATCGTCACCGCGGTCGGGCCGCTGCTCGCGCCGCTGATCGGCGGGCAGATCCTGCGTTTCTCGGGCTGGCGCGGCGTGTTCGTCGTGCTGGCCGTGTTCGGCGCGGTGTGCGCGGCGACCGCGTACCTGCGCGTGCCCGAAACCTGGCCGAAGGAGCGGCGCAAGAGCGCGGCCGTGCTCGCGTCGTTCGCGTCGTACGGGCGCATCCTGTCCGATCCCGTCGCATGGGGGCACATGCTTTGCGGCGGGATGGCGTTCGCGTCGATGTTCTCGTACATCACCGCGACGCCGTTCGTGTACATCGAGTATTTCCACGTGTCGCCGCAGCACTACGGGCTGCTGTTCGGCCTGAACGTGGTCGGCATCATGATCGGCAACTTCACGAACACGCGGCTGGTCGGCCGCGTCGGTTCGCTGCGCATCATCGCGGCCGCGTCGCTGGTGAGCTGCATCGCGTCGCTCGCGGTCGCGCTCGTCGCGCTGACCGGGTGGGGCGGGCTATGGTCGATCGTCGTGTGCCTGTTCTTCGTCGTCGGCGTGGTCGGGATCCTGTCCGCGAACTGCACGACCGACCTCATGCATCGTTATCCGCACAATGCGGGCGCGTCGGCGGCCGTGTTCGGCGCGATGCAGCTGGCGCTCGGCGCGATCGCGAGCGTGGCGATCGGCGCGCTCGCGGACGGCACGCCGTTCGCGATGGGGGTGACGATCGGTGTTACGGGCGTGCTGTGTTTCGCCGGGCGCTGTCTCGTGCTGCGCTGGCACGGGCGGCCGGTGAAAGCGGGGGCGTGATCCTCCAGCCGGGCGGCGCCATGAAAAACGCCACCGCGCGCGATGCGCCGGTGGCGTTTTTCGTTGGGGGGCAGGAAGCGGCTTGCGCCGCGCCGTGCGTCAATCCCGCGCGACGTCCTTCGCCGCCGGCGACGCGCCATGGCTCAGCCAGTCGAGCACGTCGGCCGTTTCGTCGTCGCTCGCGCGTGCCTTTGCCTGGGCGACGGCCTCGGGCAGTTCGCCGTTCGTCGACGCCCGGCGGATCGCGACGCCGACCGCGAGGATGTCGATCATCAGCAGATGCAGGATCCGCGAGATCATCGACAGCTGCGATTCGCGCATCTCGATGTGGTCGGTCTCGAGCGCGACGGTCGCGCGCTTCGCGAGCGGCGTGTTGCTCGACGTGATCGCGATCACCTTCGCGCCGGCCTGCATCGCGACGTCGAGCACGCGCAGCAGCTCGGGCGCGCGTCCCGACTTCGACACCGCGACGATCACGTCGCCCTTGCCGAGCAGCGCGGCCGATGCGGCCTGCATGTACAGGTCGCCGTACGCGATCGTCGGGATCCCGAAGCGGAAGAACTTGTAGTGCGCGTCCTGCGCGACGATGTTCGAGTTGCCGAGCCCGTAGAACTCGATGCGCCGCGCGCCGTTCAGGATCTCGATCGCGTTCTCGACGTGCTCGAAGTTCAGGTGCTCGCGCAGCTGCAGGATCGCCGACACCGTGTTGTCGAGCACCTTTGCGCCGAAGTCGGTGGCCGTGTCGCCGAGATGCACCTGGCTGTGGCTCATCGGGATCGTGCCGGTGAGGCCGGTGGCGAGCTTCAGCTTGAAGTCGGACAAGCCCTGGCAGCCGAGCGAGCGGCAGAAGCGGATCACCGTCGGCTGGCTCACGTCGGCCTTGCGCGCGATGTCGACGATCGGGTCGTTGATGATCGAGCGCGGATGGTTCAGCGCGAGATCGGCGACGCGGCGCTCGGCCGGCGTCAGCGCGTCGCGCATCTGGCGGATCCGTTCGAACACGGCCGACGACGCACCGCCCGAGCGGTTCGACAACTGCTCCGCGAGGATCGCGGATACGCCGAGGAACGCAGGGTATTCGGCGGTGATCAGGTAGGTCGGGATGTTCTCGAGATAGTGCGTGAAGCGGCCCTTCGCCTCGAAGCGCGCGCGGAACGACGAGCGCGTGAACAGCTCGCCGAGCTTCAGCGCGACGCCGCCGCCGATGTACACGCCGCCGAGCGCGCCGAGCGTCAGCGCGACGCTGCCCGCGAACGCGCCGAGAATCCCGCAGAAGCATTCGACTGTCTCGAGCGCGAGCGCGTCGCCCGCATGCGCGCGCTCGACGATCTCGACCGTGTCGACGGTCGCGGCGACGCGCTTCTTGTCGCGCGCGGCGAGCGCGCGATAGATGATCTCCATGCCGGGGCCCGCACATACGCGTTCGAACGACACGTGCGGAAACTTCTTGCGCGCGTACTGCAGCACCAGATCCTCGCGCTCGTCCTGCGGCGCGAACGACGCGTGGCCGCCCTCGCTGCCGAGCGCGATCCAGCGGTCGTCGGCCGGAATCAGCCCCGACACGCCGAGCCCGGTGCCGGGCCCGAGCAGCCCGATCACGCTGTTCTGGCGGCGCGTGCCGCCGCCGACCTGCACGCGCTGCGCGTCGGTCAGGCCCGGCAGCGCCATGGCCAGCGCGGTGAAATCGTTGACGACGAGCAGCGTGTCGAAGCCGAGCGCGCGGCGCGTCGCCTCGATCGAGAAGCTCCAGTCGTGGTTGGTCATCGTGACCTGGTCGCCGTCGACCGGATTGGCGATCGCGATCGCCGCGTGGTTCACGCGGCTGATCTTCACGTCCTTCAGGTATTTGCGGATCGCGTCGGTGAGCGTCGGATAGTCGGCGCCGGGATACACGCGGATCTGCGTGATGTCGCCCGGCCCGGTTTCCAGCGCGAAACGCGCGTTGGTGCCGCCGACGTCCGCGAGCAGGCGCGGGCCGTCGGCATGCTGGCCCGCGACAACGGCCTTACTTTGCGCACCAGTAGACATCGAGCTGGGTCCCCTTGTCGTTGGCCAGTTGGGAAATCGCGTTCTTCTGCAGCGATGCGGCCGCGGCGTCGAGCACCGCGCGCTTGCGTTCGCCCGCGATCAGCAGGAACAGCCGGTCGACGCGCTTGAGCGCATCGAGCGAGAAGCTCACGCGCGCATGCGGCGCGGCGCCGGGATGCACGGCGACGAACCGCTCGGGCGTCGCGATCGCGTGATCCCATTCGGGCGCATCGGCGAAGATCGACGCGGTATGGCCGTCCTCGCCCATGCCGAGCACCGCGACGGTCGGCACGCGGTAGTCGGCGTTCGCGTTCAGCGCGGCGACATGCGCGTCGAGCGCGCTGCGCGTGTCGACGAGCGGCAGGAAGCGGGCAGGGGCCGCCGCGTGCTGCAGCAGCGTGTCGCGCACCAGGCGCGCGTTGCTGGCCGCGTCGTCCTCCGGCACCCAGCGGTCGTCGACCAGCGTCACGTCGACGCCGGCCCAGTCGAGCGCCGCGTGCGACAGCGTGTGCAGGAACGGGCGCGGGCTCGTGCCGCCGGACACCGCGAGCGTCGGGCGCGCGGGGCCGGCGAGCGCGGCGCGCAGCGCATCGCCGACGGCGCGCGCGAGCGCTTCGCTTTGCGCTTCCTGGGTGTCGAAAGCGTGGATCTCGATCACATCTCCTCCGGACTGCTTTGTCTGTTCAAATCGTACGAATCGTGGGGCACGTCGCCGCGTACGAAGGCGTGCGCGGTGACGTTTACATCAGTTCTCTTCTTCGAGCCAGCAGGTGTCGTGCTGCGCGAGCATCGCGCTCGCCGCGGCCGGTCCCCACGTGCCCGCCGCGTACGGCTTCGGCGGCTTCAGCGTGCGGGCCCATTCGTTCAGGATCGGTTCGACCCAGCGCCATGCGGCTTCCTGTTCGTCGCGGCGCACGAAGAGGGCGAGACGGCCGTTGATCACGTCGAGCAGCAGGCGCTGGTACGCCTCCATTTGCCCTTCCTTGAAGAACTGGTCGAACGCGAGGTCGAGGTGCACGCTCGCGAGGTTCATCCCTTCGCCCGGCTGCTTGGCGAGGCAGTACAGGCGGATCGTCTCGTTCGGCTGCAGCCGGATCACGAGGCGGTTCGAACCGGGACGCAACGCGGTGGGCCCAAGCGCCGAGTGCGGCACCGGGCGGAAATTGACGACGATCTCCGCGACGCGGTCGGCCAGACGCTTGCCGGTGCGCAGGAAGAACGGCACGCCGGCCCAGCGCCAGTTCTCGATCTCGACCTTCAGCGCGACGAAGGTTTCGGTCTGGCTGTCGGGCTTCACGCCCGGCTCGGTCGCGTAGGCGGGCACCTGCGCGCCCTTGATCACGCCCGCATGATACTGGCCGCGCACGGCCACCTTGCCGATGTCGCGCGGATCGACCGGCTTCAGCGCGCGCAGCACGCGCAGCTTCTCGTCGCGCACCGAATCCGAATCCATCGAATGCGGCGGCTCCATCGCGACGATCGACAGCAACTGCAGCAGGTGGTTCTGCACCATGTCGCGCAGCGCGCCCGTATTGTCGTAGAAATCGCCGCGTGCCTCGACGCCGAGCTCCTCGGCGATCGTGATCTGGATGCTCTCCACCCATTCGCGGCGCCACAGCGGCTCGAACAGCGCATTGCCGAAGCGCAGCGCGAGCAGGTTCTGCACGGGTTCCTTGCCGAGGTAGTGGTCGATCCGGTAGATCTGGCCTTCCGCGAAGATCTCGCCGACCGCGTCGTTGATCGCATTCGACGACTTCAGGTCGTAGCCGAGCGGCTTTTCGAGCACGATGCGCGAGCCTTCGTTCAGGCCGACCGACGCGAGCGCCTTGCAGATCGGCACGAACAGCGACGGGCCCGTCGCGAGATAGAACACGCGGATGCCGGGCAGCGATGCGATCGCGTCGCGCAGCACGACGTAGTCTTCCGCGCGGCCGAGGTCGAGCTTCACGTACTCGATGCGATCGAGGAAGGACTTCCACGCGGTTTCGTCGAGCGCCTTGCCGGCGGCTTTCTCCGCGTGCGGCTTCACGTGCGTGTCGACCCACTCGAGATAACCCGCGCGATCCGATTCGTGACGCGCCACGGCGACGATCCGGCCGCTCTCCGCCAGCATGTTCGCACGGTGCGCTTCGAACAGCGCGGGCAGGATCTTGCGCATCGACAGATCGCCGGTGCCGCCGAAAAGTACGAAGGTAAAGCTGGAATCGGTATGCATGTGTCTCCGCCGTGTTGGGGGTGCTGGGAAGCGATCCGTAGTGCGATAAAAATATTTTTGACACTGAATTGTAGTTTAACTACAATCCGCCGCAAGGGGTAGCACCTGGGTGAAGAAAAAAAGAAGTGCGGTCGATGAACTGCGCGAGCTTCGCCTTCGGGAACGCCTTGTGCCGAATGTTATCGGACATTGACGGCGCGCATCGTCGGCGCGCCGTCGGCCCCGGGCTCGCGCCGCAGCATCGCGGCGGGCCAGAAACACAAAGAGGAGACACGCCGTTGAATCTCGATTCACGCTTTCTGTAAGAGCCCGGCCGGTCATCGGCCCCGTACGCTGCATGCGTCCCGCGGCTCGATTTCCCCGTCGTTTATCAAGAAGCCGGTTCCCGGTCAGGGAACCTCACGAGTTGATTCAGTCTGGAGGAGATAAGTAATGAAAGTTCGCTCGATCATGGGCGCGCTCTGCGCGGCAGGTCTGATGGCTGGCGCCGTGGCGGCGCAGGCAGCCGAGAACGTAACGGTGCTGCACTGGTGGACCTCGGGCGGCGAGTCGAAGGCCGTCGGCGTGCTGAAGGACGACCTGCAGAAGCAGGGCTACGTGTGGAAGGACTTCGCGGTCGCGGGCGGCGCGGGCGCAGCGGCGATGACCGCGCTGAAGACCAAGGTGATCAGCGGCGACGCACCGTCGGCCGCGCAGATCAAGGGTCCGCTGATCCAGGACTGGGCCGACCAGGGCGTGCTCGTCAACATCGATTCCGCTGCCGGCGACTGGAAGCAGAACCTGCCGCCGGAAATCGACAAGATCATCAAGTACAAGGGCCACACCGTCGCGGCGCCGTTCTCGGTGC
Proteins encoded in this window:
- the ribH gene encoding 6,7-dimethyl-8-ribityllumazine synthase, whose translation is MEIGQYQPNLEGDGLRIGIVQSRFNEPVCNGLADACVEELERLGVTGEDVLLVSVPGALEIPLALQKLAESGQFDALIALGAVIRGETYHFELVSNESGAGITRIGLDFNLPIANAVLTTENDEQAVARMTEKGRDAARVAVEMANLTMALDQLGDDDEDEEEDEDDEEERA
- the ribBA gene encoding bifunctional 3,4-dihydroxy-2-butanone-4-phosphate synthase/GTP cyclohydrolase II, translated to MTLASTLDIIAELKAGRMVILVDEEDRENEGDLVIAAEFVTPEAINFMAKYGRGLVCLTLTQERCKQLHLPLMTYRNGTQYGTAFTVSIEAAEGVTTGISAADRAHTIATAVAHDVRPEHIVQPGHVFPIMAQPGGVLVRAGHTEAGCDFTALAGLTPAAVICEIIKDDGTMARLPDLIEFAQEHNLKIGTIADLIQYRSRTESIIERIAERTMQTAHGTFRAVLYRDQPSGSPHIALVRGAPAPDVDTPVRVHEPLSVLDLLETGVSTHSWTLDAAMREIAERDLGVIVLLNCGDTKEHLIDVFKAFDEEEKAAVLKRRPVDFKTFGIGAQILRDVGVGKMQVLSNPRKLGSMSGYGLEVTGFIPMPGGEAKSCPASNA
- a CDS encoding DUF1993 domain-containing protein, giving the protein MSISMYQASLPVLIRGLTNLQHILGKAQAHAAEKQIDPSVFVGARLYPDMLPLVRQVYIATDTAKGCAARLAGAEIPSYPDVEQTFDELHARIQKTIDYLKSFDAAQIDGSETRQIVLKMRVGPIEFTGQSYLLNFVLPNFFFHVTTAYDILRHSGVELGKLDYLGGRDQHA
- the ribD gene encoding bifunctional diaminohydroxyphosphoribosylaminopyrimidine deaminase/5-amino-6-(5-phosphoribosylamino)uracil reductase RibD, producing the protein MFSDIDFAHMQRALALAARGMYTTAPNPRVGCVIVKDGDVIGEGFTQPAGQDHAEVQALKDARARGYDVAGSTVYVTLEPCSHFGRTPPCANALIDARVAKVVAAMEDPNPQVSGRGLGMLRDAGIDVRCGLLAHEAGELNIGFVSRMTRGRPWVRMKTAASLDGRTALPSGESQWITGEAARLDGHAWRARACAILTGIGTVREDNPLLTVRGIDTPRQPQRILVDSRLDLPLDARLLEGAPLLIFCGRLDAAGEVRAKVLKARGAEIVPLANAHGKVDLPAMLAALGARGVNELHVEAGHKLNGSLLREQCVDELLVYLAPSLLGADAAGMFDLAAPASLDARTRLSFHGVERVGDDLRILARFTPTDAAH
- the hemL gene encoding glutamate-1-semialdehyde 2,1-aminomutase, whose amino-acid sequence is MSNNQILFERAQKTIPGGVNSPVRAFRSVGGTPRFVARAQGPYFWDADGKQYIDYIGSWGPMIVGHVHPEVLSAVQNVLADGFSFGAPTEAEIEIAEEICKLVPSIEQVRMVSSGTEATMSALRLARGFTGRSRIVKFEGCYHGHADSLLVKAGSGLLTFGNPTSAGVPADIAKHTTVLEYNNVAALEEAFGAFGDEIAAVIVEPVAGNMNLVRGTPEFLNALRALCTKHGAVLIFDEVMCGFRVALGGAQAYYGITADLTCLGKVIGGGMPAAAFGGRRDIMAHLAPLGGVYQAGTLSGNPIAVAAGLKTLQLIQAPGFYDALTAQTKRLADGLAAEARAAGVPFAADSIGAMFGLYFAERVPTSFAEVTKSDTERFNRFFHLMLDEGVYFAPSAYEAGFVSSTHDDAVIDATLAAARRAFAALAA
- a CDS encoding Bcr/CflA family multidrug efflux MFS transporter; amino-acid sequence: MSHVVRRRPDARLILLLGALAACGPIATDMYLPSLPSIADGFSVSPGAAQRTLTSFMAGFSIGMLLYGPLSDTWGRRPVLLGGIALFTLASIGCFVSNSIDMLILVRFLQALGAGAASVLSRAIARDAHEPTDAAKVLSMVAIVTAVGPLLAPLIGGQILRFSGWRGVFVVLAVFGAVCAATAYLRVPETWPKERRKSAAVLASFASYGRILSDPVAWGHMLCGGMAFASMFSYITATPFVYIEYFHVSPQHYGLLFGLNVVGIMIGNFTNTRLVGRVGSLRIIAAASLVSCIASLAVALVALTGWGGLWSIVVCLFFVVGVVGILSANCTTDLMHRYPHNAGASAAVFGAMQLALGAIASVAIGALADGTPFAMGVTIGVTGVLCFAGRCLVLRWHGRPVKAGA
- a CDS encoding bifunctional transcriptional regulator/glucokinase; the encoded protein is MSTGAQSKAVVAGQHADGPRLLADVGGTNARFALETGPGDITQIRVYPGADYPTLTDAIRKYLKDVKISRVNHAAIAIANPVDGDQVTMTNHDWSFSIEATRRALGFDTLLVVNDFTALAMALPGLTDAQRVQVGGGTRRQNSVIGLLGPGTGLGVSGLIPADDRWIALGSEGGHASFAPQDEREDLVLQYARKKFPHVSFERVCAGPGMEIIYRALAARDKKRVAATVDTVEIVERAHAGDALALETVECFCGILGAFAGSVALTLGALGGVYIGGGVALKLGELFTRSSFRARFEAKGRFTHYLENIPTYLITAEYPAFLGVSAILAEQLSNRSGGASSAVFERIRQMRDALTPAERRVADLALNHPRSIINDPIVDIARKADVSQPTVIRFCRSLGCQGLSDFKLKLATGLTGTIPMSHSQVHLGDTATDFGAKVLDNTVSAILQLREHLNFEHVENAIEILNGARRIEFYGLGNSNIVAQDAHYKFFRFGIPTIAYGDLYMQAASAALLGKGDVIVAVSKSGRAPELLRVLDVAMQAGAKVIAITSSNTPLAKRATVALETDHIEMRESQLSMISRILHLLMIDILAVGVAIRRASTNGELPEAVAQAKARASDDETADVLDWLSHGASPAAKDVARD